A section of the Ruania halotolerans genome encodes:
- the serA gene encoding phosphoglycerate dehydrogenase encodes MVKALLLENIHSLGSDLLRSAGIEVDTRSGALDEDELIDALAGVQVLGLRSKTQLTARVIENAPDLLAAGAFCIGTNQIDLAAAANAGVATFNAPFSNTRSVVELALAEIIALTRRLTEKDKSLHAGVWDKSANGAHEVRGRTLGIVGYGNIGTQLSVVAEALGMRVVFFDTAEKLALGNAKRMPSLNALLEESDVVTLHVDGREGNAGMFGARQFARMKEGAIFLNLSRGFLVDYDGLREEILAGRLAGAAVDVFGQEPKSQGDPFDSELRDLPNVILTPHVGGSTEEAQQDIGRFVAAKLRDYLENGATALSVNLPSLILDRPSDGAHRVAHLHHNVPGVLAHVNQALSDAGVNIESQVLSTSGSLGYVVTDIAGDLPRETLQQIEQMDATIRVRALSPDSGD; translated from the coding sequence GTGGTCAAGGCACTCCTTCTCGAGAACATTCACTCACTCGGTAGCGATCTGCTCCGTAGCGCCGGAATCGAGGTCGACACCCGTTCGGGTGCCCTCGACGAAGACGAGCTGATCGACGCTCTGGCTGGCGTCCAGGTTCTCGGCCTGCGGTCCAAGACGCAGTTGACGGCACGGGTCATCGAGAATGCCCCGGATCTGCTCGCGGCGGGCGCCTTCTGCATCGGTACCAACCAGATCGATCTCGCCGCGGCCGCGAATGCTGGGGTAGCAACGTTCAATGCGCCCTTCTCGAACACCCGGTCCGTGGTGGAACTGGCGCTGGCCGAGATCATCGCGCTGACCAGACGGCTCACCGAGAAGGACAAGTCGCTCCATGCGGGCGTGTGGGACAAGTCGGCGAACGGGGCTCATGAGGTCCGCGGACGGACTCTGGGCATCGTGGGATACGGCAACATCGGCACGCAGCTGTCCGTGGTGGCAGAGGCACTGGGGATGCGCGTGGTGTTCTTCGACACTGCGGAGAAGCTGGCACTGGGCAACGCCAAACGGATGCCGAGCCTGAACGCACTCCTCGAAGAGTCGGACGTGGTGACCCTGCACGTGGACGGGCGCGAGGGTAATGCCGGCATGTTCGGTGCGCGCCAGTTCGCCCGGATGAAGGAGGGGGCGATCTTCCTGAACCTCTCCCGCGGCTTCTTGGTGGACTACGACGGGTTGCGTGAGGAGATCCTGGCCGGGCGATTGGCCGGCGCCGCCGTCGACGTCTTCGGCCAGGAGCCGAAGAGCCAAGGGGACCCGTTCGACTCCGAGTTGCGGGATCTACCGAACGTGATCCTCACACCGCACGTGGGCGGATCCACGGAAGAGGCACAGCAGGACATCGGCCGGTTCGTGGCCGCGAAGCTGCGGGACTACCTCGAGAACGGGGCGACCGCGCTGAGCGTGAACCTGCCCTCGCTCATCCTGGACCGGCCCAGTGACGGCGCCCATCGCGTCGCGCACCTGCACCACAACGTGCCCGGAGTTCTCGCCCACGTGAACCAGGCACTCTCTGACGCAGGTGTGAACATCGAGAGTCAGGTGCTCAGCACGTCCGGCTCGCTGGGATACGTGGTCACCGACATCGCGGGCGACCTGCCTCGGGAGACACTGCAGCAGATTGAGCAGATGGATGCCACGATCCGGGTACGGGCACTGAGCCCCGACTCGGGCGACTAG
- a CDS encoding DUF5302 domain-containing protein codes for MTQSPNEPDQNEPDQNEGMADAKAKMREALERKSEREHPTARGHRNTGAVHGSEVDGPGGRRVFRRKSV; via the coding sequence ATGACGCAGTCGCCGAACGAGCCGGACCAGAACGAGCCGGACCAGAACGAGGGTATGGCTGATGCCAAGGCGAAGATGCGTGAGGCGCTCGAGCGAAAGTCTGAGCGGGAACACCCGACCGCACGCGGTCACCGCAACACCGGGGCGGTGCACGGGTCTGAGGTAGACGGACCAGGCGGACGTCGCGTCTTCCGGCGCAAATCGGTCTGA
- a CDS encoding aldo/keto reductase, with protein MTMHYQAADSRYDSMAMRRAGSSGLDLPLVSLGLWQNFGSTTPAQTQRDLVLGAFDRGITHFDLANNYGPPRGAAEEAFGHLLATDLSAYRNELVITTKAGYRMWPGPYGEGGSRKYLLSSLDASLRRLGLDAVDIFYSHRFDPTTPLRETMGALKTAVDSGRAHYAGISSYSAQRTREAASIAAEIGLNLMVHQPSYSLINRWIEQPDESGESLMDVLGDLGMGAVVFSPLAQGMLTDRYLAGVPDDSRAAKDGPLRPSFLSEANLHRVRSLNAIAADRGQTLAQMAVAWVLRDPRITTALVGASSVDQLDDTLGALANLEFDDDELAAIEQHARDAGVNIWAHRSSDL; from the coding sequence ATGACGATGCACTATCAGGCAGCCGATTCCCGCTACGACTCGATGGCCATGCGCCGAGCAGGGAGTTCCGGCCTCGATCTCCCGCTCGTCTCCCTCGGACTGTGGCAGAACTTCGGTTCCACCACACCGGCCCAGACCCAGCGCGATCTCGTGCTCGGCGCGTTCGACCGAGGGATCACCCACTTCGATCTCGCGAACAACTACGGCCCGCCGCGTGGGGCCGCCGAAGAAGCGTTCGGCCACCTGCTCGCCACCGACCTATCCGCATACCGGAACGAGTTGGTGATCACCACCAAGGCGGGCTACCGCATGTGGCCGGGTCCCTATGGTGAAGGTGGTTCTCGCAAGTACCTGCTGAGTTCCCTCGATGCCTCCCTGCGCCGGCTGGGTCTGGACGCCGTCGACATCTTCTACTCCCACCGGTTCGACCCGACCACACCGCTGCGGGAGACGATGGGCGCGCTCAAGACGGCGGTGGATTCCGGCCGTGCGCACTACGCCGGGATCTCCTCCTACTCGGCTCAGCGCACACGAGAGGCGGCCTCGATCGCCGCCGAGATCGGCCTGAATCTCATGGTGCACCAGCCCTCGTACTCCCTGATCAACCGATGGATCGAACAGCCCGACGAGTCCGGGGAGTCGCTGATGGACGTCCTGGGCGATCTGGGGATGGGAGCCGTGGTGTTCTCACCGCTGGCACAGGGAATGCTCACCGACCGGTACTTGGCGGGCGTCCCGGATGATTCGCGGGCGGCGAAAGACGGACCGCTCCGTCCCTCGTTCCTGTCCGAAGCGAATCTGCATCGGGTGCGGTCGCTGAACGCGATCGCCGCCGATCGCGGTCAGACTCTCGCGCAGATGGCCGTCGCGTGGGTGCTCCGCGATCCGCGTATCACCACGGCCCTGGTGGGCGCGTCCAGTGTGGACCAATTGGATGACACGCTCGGTGCCCTGGCGAACCTTGAATTCGACGATGACGAACTGGCGGCCATTGAGCAGCACGCTCGGGACGCCGGCGTCAACATCTGGGCTCATCGGTCCAGCGACCTGTGA
- the nrdR gene encoding transcriptional regulator NrdR codes for MHCPFCRHGDSRVVDSRTAEDGASIRRRRQCPNCSRRFTTVETTSLSVMKRSGAVEPFSRDKIISGVRKACQGRPVSEDDLALLAQQVEEAVRATGVAEVDAHEIGLTILGPLRALDEVAYLRFASVYQGFCSLEDFEAAITALREDRAELDEAKSLT; via the coding sequence GTGCATTGTCCGTTCTGCCGCCACGGCGATTCGCGTGTCGTGGACTCGCGGACGGCCGAGGACGGTGCGTCCATCCGCCGTCGCCGTCAGTGCCCCAACTGCTCGCGACGGTTCACCACCGTCGAGACCACCAGCCTCAGTGTGATGAAGCGCTCCGGAGCCGTTGAACCGTTCAGTCGAGACAAGATCATCTCTGGTGTCCGTAAAGCGTGTCAGGGACGACCCGTCTCCGAGGACGACCTGGCGCTACTTGCCCAACAGGTCGAGGAAGCAGTGCGCGCCACCGGAGTCGCCGAAGTGGATGCCCATGAGATCGGCCTGACGATTCTTGGTCCGCTCCGTGCTTTAGACGAGGTTGCTTACCTACGCTTCGCGAGCGTGTACCAAGGATTCTGCTCCCTGGAGGACTTCGAGGCCGCGATCACCGCCTTGCGGGAGGATCGCGCCGAGTTGGACGAGGCGAAGTCCCTCACCTAA
- a CDS encoding LysM peptidoglycan-binding domain-containing protein, giving the protein MSALALPVPEFRPSPVRRRHLVAVPDTVPDVPGRPAASDPTVQPAPAPGAAVASVMRPLRLTARGRVVLSVLALLAAVLVGSLVGITFPANEAPPAEVGVVTVAAGESLWVIASEVAEPGQDVRVVIDQIMALNGLSGATVHAGQQLTVPAGS; this is encoded by the coding sequence ATGAGCGCCTTGGCCCTTCCCGTTCCGGAGTTTCGCCCGAGCCCGGTGCGTCGCCGTCACCTTGTTGCCGTGCCCGACACGGTTCCTGATGTGCCCGGCCGACCAGCGGCCTCGGATCCGACCGTTCAGCCTGCGCCGGCACCTGGTGCTGCGGTCGCCTCGGTGATGAGGCCGCTGCGACTGACCGCTCGCGGTCGCGTCGTACTCTCCGTCCTTGCGCTGCTGGCCGCTGTGCTGGTCGGTTCGCTGGTGGGTATCACCTTCCCGGCGAATGAAGCACCGCCCGCCGAGGTCGGTGTCGTCACCGTTGCTGCGGGGGAGAGCCTGTGGGTGATCGCGAGTGAGGTGGCCGAGCCGGGGCAGGATGTGCGCGTGGTCATCGATCAGATCATGGCGCTGAACGGTCTCTCGGGTGCGACGGTGCACGCCGGACAGCAGCTCACGGTGCCCGCTGGGAGTTAA
- the lexA gene encoding transcriptional repressor LexA, giving the protein MSRAKSTDPKDRPGPDGLSPRQRLIMKSIKHSLEKKGYPPTMREIGAAVGLASPSSVKYQLNLLEQKGYLRRDPVSTRAIEIINPDDAQEVTAQPGTFTMHDGEQSDVSATYVPVVGRIAAGGPILAEQVVEDVFPLPRQLVGEGELFLLKVVGDSMIDAAICDGDWVVVRQQAVAENGEIVAAMIDGEATVKTFKRTADALWLLPANDAYSPIDGTDAEVLGRVVSVLRAL; this is encoded by the coding sequence ATGAGCCGCGCGAAATCGACCGATCCGAAGGACCGCCCCGGTCCGGACGGACTCAGCCCGCGCCAGCGCCTGATCATGAAGTCGATCAAGCACAGCCTCGAGAAGAAGGGCTACCCGCCCACGATGCGCGAGATTGGCGCTGCCGTGGGGTTGGCGAGCCCGTCATCGGTGAAGTATCAGCTCAACCTGCTCGAGCAGAAGGGCTACCTGCGCCGCGACCCGGTGTCGACTCGTGCGATCGAGATCATCAACCCTGACGACGCTCAGGAGGTCACTGCCCAGCCGGGCACGTTCACCATGCATGACGGCGAGCAGTCCGACGTCTCAGCCACCTACGTCCCGGTGGTGGGTCGGATCGCGGCCGGTGGGCCGATCTTGGCAGAGCAGGTCGTCGAGGACGTGTTCCCACTGCCGCGCCAACTCGTCGGCGAGGGGGAGCTCTTCCTGCTCAAAGTGGTCGGTGACTCGATGATTGACGCTGCTATCTGTGACGGCGACTGGGTGGTCGTTCGTCAGCAGGCCGTCGCAGAGAACGGAGAGATCGTCGCGGCCATGATCGACGGCGAAGCGACAGTGAAGACGTTCAAGCGCACCGCCGACGCGCTATGGCTCCTTCCGGCCAATGATGCGTACTCCCCCATCGATGGAACGGACGCAGAGGTCCTGGGCCGCGTGGTCAGCGTGCTCCGCGCGCTCTGA
- a CDS encoding L-lactate dehydrogenase, with product MPSHHVDTLAVVGAGAVGATLAYAALIRGVARRVVLYDIDGAKVRAEALDLAHGIEFVPMGSVEGSDDIDICADADVVAVTAGAKQRPGQSRLDLAGHTIDLMRTIMPALVQVAPRAVYLMVTNPVDVVTYAALRISGLPDHQVIGSGTVLDSSRLRYLVASECGVAVRNVHAYVLGEHGDSEVPIWSSATIGGAPVADFAILDAQVRDRLAREVVDSAYRIINGKGATNYAIGLASARIIQTVLRSEGAVLPVSSLLNDYLGISDVCLSVPTVLDRSGVTRHLPVPLTERELAGLQDSAASVREVARRFGF from the coding sequence ATGCCCTCACATCACGTGGACACCTTGGCGGTGGTCGGCGCCGGAGCGGTGGGCGCGACCCTCGCCTACGCGGCGCTGATCCGCGGCGTTGCGCGACGGGTGGTGCTCTATGACATTGACGGTGCGAAAGTCAGGGCGGAGGCGCTCGACCTCGCACACGGTATCGAGTTCGTCCCGATGGGCTCCGTGGAGGGTTCGGATGACATCGACATCTGCGCCGACGCTGATGTGGTGGCGGTCACCGCCGGGGCCAAACAGCGCCCGGGCCAGAGCCGGCTCGACCTCGCTGGGCACACCATCGACCTGATGCGCACCATCATGCCCGCACTTGTGCAGGTGGCGCCGCGGGCCGTCTACCTCATGGTGACCAACCCGGTCGACGTCGTCACCTATGCGGCCCTGCGCATCTCCGGTTTGCCTGACCATCAGGTGATCGGTTCGGGGACGGTGCTCGACTCGTCCCGCTTGCGCTACCTCGTGGCGTCCGAGTGCGGGGTGGCGGTGCGCAATGTGCACGCCTATGTGCTCGGTGAGCACGGGGATTCCGAGGTGCCCATCTGGAGTTCGGCGACCATTGGTGGCGCGCCCGTGGCCGACTTCGCGATTCTGGACGCCCAGGTGCGTGACCGTCTCGCTCGCGAGGTGGTGGATTCCGCCTACCGCATCATCAACGGGAAAGGTGCCACCAACTACGCCATCGGCCTTGCCAGCGCACGGATCATTCAGACGGTGCTGCGATCTGAAGGGGCGGTGCTCCCGGTGTCCAGCCTCCTGAACGACTATCTGGGGATCTCCGACGTCTGCCTCTCGGTGCCGACCGTCCTCGATCGCAGCGGGGTCACGCGCCACCTCCCGGTGCCGCTGACTGAGCGCGAGCTCGCCGGGCTGCAGGACAGCGCTGCATCGGTTCGCGAGGTAGCGCGCCGATTCGGCTTCTGA
- a CDS encoding ATP-dependent DNA helicase yields MGGSRREGQHQMARTVADTLDDGAHLLVQAGTGTGKSLAYLVPTLMHAVTRGQRAIVSTATLALQRQVIGHDLPLVADILAERLPRPPEVALLKGWHNYVCKHKVAGGYPPDDEGTLFSASEAAPSAAEDHPGEQAADASLGAQVVRLREWAEETDTGDRDDLVPGVSDRAWRQVSITSMECLGQKCPLLAECYPERARATAREADLVVTNHAMLGIAASGSPKVLPEHEILLVDEAHELTDRVTAQATVELSAAVVERTARIARRHGGVSLAAMDDAAAELRTLLMQVPEGRLRTGLPEELTAAVRTIAGAAREGMSAMKGENKAGGEAGGMTMAKSALLVLFEVADRLLSDRVQENVDVLWCERGRRPGEGSRLMVAPLNVAGPIVGELLAGRSAILTSATLTLGGTFDATAGALGLAAGAYRSEIVSSPFDYGRQGILYVAKHLPPPGRDGTDDQVLDEIADLVSAAGGGTLGLFSSRRGAQAAAEAMRERLDTPVLLQGDDVLPTLVREFAADPTASLFGTLSLWQGVDVPGQSCRLVLIDRIPFPRPDDPIKAARTEAVGKAGGNGFMAISATHAALLLAQGAGRLIRSTTDRGVVAVLDPRLRTARYGTFLAASLPPLWPTTDGEVVRAALRRLAVTTESTSA; encoded by the coding sequence ATGGGAGGCTCGCGCCGCGAGGGACAGCACCAGATGGCCCGGACCGTTGCCGACACCCTCGACGACGGAGCGCACCTGCTGGTGCAGGCCGGCACTGGCACGGGGAAGTCGCTCGCGTACCTGGTGCCCACGCTCATGCACGCCGTCACGCGTGGGCAGCGAGCGATCGTTTCCACCGCCACCCTCGCCCTGCAGCGTCAGGTGATCGGGCATGATCTTCCACTGGTGGCGGACATCCTCGCCGAACGCCTCCCTCGTCCACCCGAGGTGGCCCTGCTCAAGGGATGGCACAACTATGTGTGCAAACACAAGGTCGCCGGCGGCTACCCGCCCGACGACGAAGGCACGCTGTTCTCCGCGAGCGAGGCTGCGCCCTCGGCGGCGGAGGACCACCCGGGCGAGCAGGCCGCCGACGCATCCCTCGGCGCCCAGGTGGTGCGGCTGCGGGAATGGGCAGAAGAGACCGACACCGGAGACAGGGACGATCTCGTCCCTGGAGTCAGCGACCGCGCCTGGCGGCAGGTCTCGATCACCTCGATGGAATGCCTCGGCCAGAAGTGTCCGCTCCTAGCCGAGTGCTATCCCGAACGGGCCCGGGCCACGGCGCGCGAGGCGGACCTGGTGGTGACCAACCATGCCATGCTCGGTATTGCCGCCTCCGGATCGCCGAAAGTGCTCCCCGAGCACGAGATCCTGCTGGTGGACGAGGCGCACGAACTGACCGACCGCGTCACCGCTCAGGCCACGGTGGAACTCTCCGCCGCGGTCGTGGAACGGACCGCCCGGATCGCCCGCCGCCACGGTGGTGTCAGCCTGGCCGCGATGGATGACGCGGCCGCCGAACTGCGCACCCTTCTCATGCAGGTTCCCGAAGGTCGGCTCCGGACCGGGCTGCCCGAGGAACTCACCGCCGCGGTCCGCACCATCGCCGGCGCTGCCCGCGAGGGAATGAGCGCAATGAAGGGCGAGAACAAGGCCGGCGGCGAGGCTGGCGGGATGACGATGGCCAAGAGCGCCCTGCTGGTGCTCTTCGAGGTGGCCGATCGGCTGCTCTCGGACCGCGTGCAGGAGAACGTGGACGTGCTCTGGTGCGAACGCGGGCGCCGCCCTGGCGAAGGTTCACGATTGATGGTGGCGCCCTTGAATGTGGCCGGCCCGATCGTCGGAGAGTTGCTCGCTGGGCGCTCAGCCATTCTCACCTCGGCGACGCTCACGCTCGGCGGCACCTTCGACGCCACGGCCGGGGCGCTCGGCCTGGCTGCGGGCGCCTATCGCTCGGAGATCGTCTCCTCACCCTTCGACTACGGCCGGCAAGGAATCCTCTATGTGGCCAAGCACCTGCCTCCACCAGGCCGGGACGGGACTGACGACCAAGTGCTCGACGAGATCGCCGACCTCGTGAGCGCCGCCGGGGGTGGCACCCTGGGCCTGTTCTCCTCCCGGCGCGGCGCACAGGCGGCCGCGGAGGCGATGCGGGAGCGATTGGACACTCCGGTGTTGCTGCAGGGCGACGATGTGCTGCCGACGTTGGTGCGGGAGTTCGCGGCCGATCCGACCGCCTCACTTTTCGGCACCCTCTCCCTGTGGCAGGGCGTCGATGTGCCTGGACAGTCCTGCCGGCTCGTGCTGATTGATCGTATTCCGTTCCCACGCCCCGATGATCCGATCAAGGCTGCGCGGACCGAGGCGGTTGGCAAAGCTGGTGGGAACGGGTTCATGGCCATCTCCGCCACGCATGCGGCGCTGTTGCTGGCGCAGGGCGCCGGCCGATTGATCCGGTCCACGACCGACCGGGGAGTGGTCGCGGTGCTCGACCCGCGGTTGCGGACCGCGCGCTACGGCACCTTCCTCGCCGCGAGTCTGCCGCCCCTGTGGCCGACCACGGACGGTGAGGTAGTCCGCGCGGCCCTGCGTAGGCTGGCCGTGACAACCGAGTCCACCTCGGCCTGA
- the hflX gene encoding GTPase HflX, with translation MTVPSARTTPDEPEPSTEDRAQDVVARILARAGTAIQAGDDEHASHHGDQLDLDERAALRRVGGLSTELEDVTEVEYRQLRLERVVLVGLWTRGTAETAEVSLRELAALAETAGSEVLDGLLQRRSAPDPGTYIGSGKAAELADVVKSTGADTVIVDSELAPSQRRALEDVIKVKVIDRTALILDIFAQHAKSREGKAQVELAQLEYLLPRLRGWGESMSRQAGGRAAGGEGIGSRGPGETKIELDRRRIRTRMAKLRRQISQMAPGRAARRSSRRTGAVPSVAIAGYTNAGKSSLLNRLTGAGVLVQNALFATLDPTVRRAETQDGRLYTLADTVGFVRNLPTQLVEAFRSTLEEVGESDVLLHVVDASHPDPEGQLTAVRDVLREIEGVKDIPEIIALNKADLAEAETIARLRTREPGAIVVSAKTGAGVAELQARIADLLPRPAVDVDLMVPYSRGDLLHRAHTTGEVITIEHLDEGTHLVARVDEALANDLGATEHRRSG, from the coding sequence ATGACCGTACCTTCCGCCCGTACGACGCCCGACGAGCCCGAGCCCTCCACCGAGGATCGCGCACAGGACGTCGTCGCCCGAATCCTGGCGAGGGCGGGGACGGCCATCCAGGCTGGAGATGACGAACACGCCAGCCACCACGGCGACCAACTGGACCTGGACGAACGGGCCGCGCTGCGCCGGGTCGGCGGGCTCTCCACCGAGCTTGAGGATGTCACTGAGGTCGAGTACCGGCAGTTGCGCCTCGAGCGGGTCGTGCTGGTCGGCCTGTGGACCCGCGGCACCGCTGAGACCGCCGAAGTCTCCCTCCGCGAACTCGCCGCGCTCGCCGAAACCGCCGGTTCGGAGGTACTGGACGGCCTGCTGCAGCGCCGCTCCGCCCCTGACCCAGGCACCTACATCGGCTCCGGTAAAGCTGCCGAGCTCGCCGATGTGGTGAAGAGCACCGGTGCGGACACGGTGATCGTGGACTCCGAACTCGCACCTTCGCAGCGGCGCGCGCTGGAGGATGTGATCAAGGTCAAGGTGATCGATCGGACCGCGCTGATCCTGGACATCTTCGCCCAGCACGCCAAGTCTCGCGAGGGCAAGGCACAGGTAGAGCTCGCCCAGCTCGAGTACCTGCTCCCGCGTTTGCGCGGCTGGGGCGAGTCGATGTCCCGCCAAGCCGGTGGTCGCGCCGCCGGCGGTGAGGGAATCGGCTCGCGTGGTCCCGGTGAAACCAAGATCGAGCTGGACCGGCGCAGGATTCGTACCCGGATGGCCAAGTTGCGCCGTCAGATCTCCCAGATGGCTCCCGGCCGTGCTGCCCGCCGCAGTTCGCGCCGCACCGGTGCTGTGCCGTCCGTGGCCATCGCCGGATACACCAACGCCGGGAAGTCCTCGCTGCTGAACCGCCTCACAGGCGCGGGCGTGCTCGTGCAGAACGCTCTGTTCGCCACGCTGGACCCCACCGTCCGCCGGGCTGAGACCCAAGATGGACGCCTTTACACCCTGGCCGACACGGTCGGTTTCGTGCGCAACCTTCCCACTCAGCTGGTCGAGGCCTTCCGATCCACCCTCGAGGAGGTGGGCGAGTCCGATGTGCTCCTGCATGTCGTGGACGCGTCCCATCCCGATCCCGAGGGTCAGCTCACCGCCGTTCGGGACGTGCTGCGCGAGATCGAGGGAGTCAAGGACATCCCCGAGATCATCGCCCTGAACAAGGCCGACCTCGCCGAAGCCGAGACGATCGCCCGGCTCCGCACCCGCGAACCGGGCGCGATCGTCGTCTCGGCGAAGACTGGCGCAGGCGTGGCCGAGTTGCAGGCGCGTATCGCCGATCTGCTCCCTCGCCCGGCTGTCGACGTGGACCTCATGGTGCCCTACTCCCGCGGAGACCTGCTGCACCGGGCACACACCACCGGCGAGGTGATCACCATCGAGCATCTGGACGAGGGGACCCACCTCGTGGCCCGCGTGGACGAGGCGCTCGCGAATGACCTCGGCGCCACGGAGCACCGCCGATCCGGTTAA
- a CDS encoding class I SAM-dependent methyltransferase, whose amino-acid sequence MSHYFSSPEGPGRRRTLTVTLRGTPVTVQVDRGVFSGDRLDPGTTVLLDAVGEPPPSGNLLDLGCGWGPIALALAQASSSARVLAVDVNERALELTRENAAAAGLDHVEAWQPAALLAAEPELRLDALWSNPPIRIGKAALHEILQTWLPRVRPGAQAHVVVQKHLGSDSLHRWIAETLELDVVRLTSVKGYRVLQVTGA is encoded by the coding sequence GTGAGTCACTACTTCTCCTCACCGGAGGGACCCGGGCGACGGCGGACACTCACCGTGACGCTTCGCGGCACGCCCGTCACTGTGCAGGTGGACCGTGGCGTGTTCTCGGGCGACCGCCTCGACCCCGGCACCACCGTGCTCCTCGACGCCGTGGGCGAGCCTCCGCCGTCGGGAAATCTGCTCGACCTGGGCTGCGGCTGGGGGCCGATCGCCTTGGCCCTCGCACAGGCCAGCTCCAGCGCCCGGGTGCTCGCAGTGGACGTGAACGAACGCGCCCTGGAGCTCACGCGCGAGAACGCGGCAGCAGCGGGACTGGATCACGTGGAGGCGTGGCAGCCGGCCGCGCTTCTGGCCGCGGAACCAGAGCTTCGGTTGGATGCCCTGTGGTCGAATCCGCCGATCCGGATCGGCAAGGCGGCCCTGCACGAGATTCTGCAGACCTGGCTACCGAGGGTGCGACCCGGCGCGCAGGCGCACGTGGTGGTGCAAAAGCACCTGGGGTCGGACTCGTTGCACCGTTGGATCGCCGAGACCCTAGAGCTGGACGTGGTGCGGCTGACCAGCGTGAAGGGCTACCGGGTGCTGCAGGTCACCGGCGCTTAG
- a CDS encoding diaminopimelate epimerase, whose amino-acid sequence MSEMSTPPERAVQASAPTLPTTLIKGHGTGNDFLLWADPDGLHDLTQAQVASLTDRHIGIGADGVIRAVPATHAEESLAKAADEAGAIWFMDYRNADGSLAEMCGNGIRVFTAFLRQEGLIDLPDGATIPVATRAGVLQVRREGEDYAVDMGVWTAPGGPEALSEGFDVSVVVHGLSEQRPGLRLELPNPHTVVAVEAPEELDELDLSHPPGVDPAPEHGTNVEFVMPLGEREIEEIDTDGTLLGTRRIGVVRMRVHERGVGETLSCGTGACAAALAVRTWFGSGAPDEWQVLVPGGALRVRMLPEQHVELAGPAELVGQVTLL is encoded by the coding sequence GTGAGCGAGATGAGCACCCCGCCCGAGCGCGCCGTCCAGGCCTCCGCGCCGACCCTGCCGACGACTCTGATCAAGGGGCACGGCACCGGCAACGACTTCCTGCTCTGGGCTGACCCCGATGGCTTGCACGACCTCACGCAGGCGCAGGTGGCCTCCCTCACCGACCGGCACATCGGCATCGGCGCCGACGGCGTGATCCGCGCGGTGCCCGCCACTCACGCCGAGGAGTCACTCGCTAAGGCCGCGGACGAAGCCGGCGCCATCTGGTTCATGGACTACCGCAACGCTGACGGCTCCCTCGCCGAGATGTGCGGTAACGGCATCCGCGTGTTCACTGCGTTCTTGCGGCAGGAGGGCCTGATCGACCTGCCCGACGGTGCCACGATCCCGGTGGCAACCCGCGCCGGGGTGCTGCAGGTGCGCCGCGAAGGCGAGGACTACGCCGTCGATATGGGCGTGTGGACGGCACCCGGTGGGCCAGAGGCGCTCAGCGAAGGCTTCGACGTCTCTGTGGTGGTGCACGGTCTGTCCGAACAACGACCGGGCCTGCGCCTGGAGCTGCCGAACCCGCACACCGTGGTCGCGGTGGAAGCCCCCGAGGAGCTCGACGAACTGGATCTCTCCCATCCGCCCGGGGTCGACCCGGCACCCGAGCACGGCACCAATGTGGAGTTCGTGATGCCGCTCGGCGAGCGGGAGATCGAAGAGATCGATACTGACGGCACACTCCTCGGCACTCGCCGCATCGGTGTGGTGCGGATGCGGGTGCACGAGCGGGGCGTGGGGGAGACGCTCTCCTGCGGGACCGGTGCCTGCGCGGCGGCGCTCGCCGTGCGGACCTGGTTCGGTAGCGGGGCGCCGGATGAGTGGCAGGTGCTGGTGCCCGGGGGCGCGCTCCGGGTGCGCATGCTGCCTGAACAGCATGTGGAACTCGCCGGTCCGGCTGAACTGGTGGGTCAGGTCACGCTGCTCTGA